GACGCGGATGACAATCAGGTCGTAGGCAACGACGTCGTTGGGAACGGGAGCATTCGAGCCCAAGACAGCGGTATCGAGCTCGAGAAGTCCGACCACAATGTTATTGACGACAATACCATCCGGGGGAACGCGGACGGCTTGACCGATGGGATCCGTTGCCAATCGGGCGACCACAATACCGGCAACAACGTGACGCGACCCTGCCGGTAGCCTCCCGAGGGGTGCCGGGATCTCGTGCACACCCCGACGTCGCCCCTGAGGGGGTGGAGCCCGGATCATCGAGGTGCGGGGCGGTGGTGGGGCGCGCGGCCCCAGGCCCGACGACCGCAAGGGGCAGCTCTCGTCGGCTGGGTGACCTCAGGGACGGGCAACCGCACTCGCCCGTCACGTACCGCGAAAGTGGGTCGGGTCGGTCGGCACGACGGCGTTGTCACGGTAAAGAGCGGGGGAGGCGGTCGCCCGGCGGGTGTGAAGAATCCACGGGAACCTCGGCCCCCGCCAGGGCGGGTCTGGTTACGTCGAAAAACTGGTGCGGGCGAACGNNNNNNNNNNNNNNNNNNNNNNNNNNNNNNNNNNNNNNNNNNNNNNNNNNNNNNNNNNNNNNNNNNNNNNCGCACGGAAGCACGTCCCGTACCTGAGGCGACACGCTAAGCTCAGCGGTGCTGCTTGCCGGTCGCGGCGTATGCCACCCCGGCGACCACGGTCCCGATCACCGACCCGGTGACCAGATTCCAGAACATTCAGGTGCCGCCGCAGCCGGGGGTGGCCAGCACGATCACGGTCGGCGGGAAGAGCATGAGGAAGCCGCATAGCGGCCCGCGCAGGAACCAGCGCTCGGGCCAGCTGGTGATCCCCACTAGAAAACCAACTAGGCAACGCGCACTGTAGAAGGCCCAGACCGCGATGTCGCCGCGGATGCCGAGAACGTTGAACTTGTATGGGATCGGCCCGTGAAGGAACCTCGGAATCCAACCGAGGCCGAAGCCGAGGAGCGTACAGAAGAGCGTGTAGGAAATCGCCACCAAGCCTTCTCAGGCTAATTCGCGATTCGACCTCAGGTACTCCTCGACGCGGACCAGCAGGCCAGCGATGACGTTGTTGGCGCTCCGCAGCCGCCGGCTGATCTCACGGCAGATGTTCATGATGACGAGTGTGTAGGCCTCGGGATCGTACGTGTACAGCGTGTAGAAGTCCTTGTTGGAGAGGACATAGAGCTCGGTATCCTGGCTGGCGGTGACCGTGGCGGAGCGTCGTTGGATGTCGATCAGGCTCATCTCGCCGAAGCAGTCGCCGCCACCGAGACGCGCCAGGCAAGTCGGGGCTCCTTCCCGCTGCCCCTGCTTGGTCACCTCGACCTGCCCCGACCGGACGATGAACATCTGACGGCCCGGTTCGCCTTCGGTGCAGACGACCTCGCCCGGGTGGTGGCGACGCACCTCGATGAGCTCGAGGAGCTTGTCCGCCGCGCGGTCCGGGAGGGCTCCGAACACCGCGATGGACAGGAGGAACCGCTTCGCCTCCGGATGCAACGCTGCGTCCATGGCTGACCCTCCGTCGAGACCTACACCACGGACGGTGGCACCCTGCCAAGGGGGCGCCGTCCGCCATTGACATCGTCTCGCGAACTGGGGGAAACCTCTCCAGACGAACCAGACCAGCGGAAACGTTCCATGACGGTACCCGGGGGCGAAGCGCGGCTTCGCCTTCTCTACGAGCTCGGCTGCGCCTTCGCGGCGCGCCTCGAGCTCGACGACCTCCTCCCCCTGGTCGTGGCCAAGTGCCGCGAGGCCCTCGTCGCCGAAGGCACCGCCGTTCTGCTGCTCGACCCGGAGCGCAACGAGCTGTACTTCCCGTACGTCGCGGAGGAGGATCCCGAGGTCGCGGAGCGGCTCGTCGCCCTCCGCTTCCCGGCCGACCGGGGACTCGCCGGAGCGGTCGCTCACAGCGGCCAATCCGTGCGGGTGGACGACGTGGCCGCCGATCCGCGGTTCTACGGGGAGATCGACCGCAGCTCCGGACTGGTCACGCGCAGCGTCATCGCCGCTCCGCTCGTCGCCCGTGAGGGCATCATCGGCGTGATCGAGGTGGTGAATCCACGCTCGGGCGCAGCCTTCACGGACGAGGACGTGCAATTTCTCGAGACCCTGGCCGCGAGCATCGCAGTGGCGATCGAGAACGCGCGTCTGTACGCGCGCATCAAGGCATCGGAGGAGAAGCTTCGGGTCCAGGTCGGGGTGCTCCGGCGCGACCTCGCGCGTCGCGATCGCTTCACCGAGATGACCGGCTCGGGACCCGGGATGGCGGATGTGTTCCGATTGATGGAAAGCGCCTCGGCTTCTCCCATCACGGTGCTGATCGAGGGGGAGACGGGTACGGGCAAGGAGCTGGTCGCCCGCGGCATCCACCGGGCTGGCGCGCGTGCAGATGGACCCTTCATCGCCCTCAACTGCGCGGCGCTGCCCGAAACGCTCCTCGAGAGCGAGCTCTTCGGCCACCGCCGGGGATCGTTCACGGGCGCCACCCAGGATCGGCGGGGGCTTTTCGAGGCGGCCGACGCCGGAACCGTCTTCCTGGACGAGGTCGGGGACATGCCCGCGCCGATGCAGGCGAAGCTGCTGCGCGTCCTGCAGGAAGGCGAGGTGACGCCGGTCGGTGAGACACGCCCCCGCAAGGTCGACGTGCGGGTGATCTGCGCGACGAATCGCGACCTCGCTGCCGAGGTCGCCCGCCGCAGCTTCCGCGAGGATCTCTATTACCGCGTGGGAGCTTTTCCCATCCTAATCCCACCGCTCCGCGAGCGACGCGAGGACATTCCGCTCCTCGCCCACCGCTTTCTCGCCGGCGCTGTCGAGCGCCATCGCAAGCAGGTTCCCGGCATCGACCCGGCGGCGCTCGCGCTCCTCGCGCGGTTCGATTGGCCGGGAAACATCCGGGAGCTCGAGAATGAGATCGAGCGGGCCGTGGCGCTTGCCCATGACGGCGAGCCCATCGGGCCGGCGCACCTCTCGCCGAAGCTCGGCGCAGCCGGGACGGCGCCATGCGCATCATCGCAGGAGGCGACTGACACGTCCGCTCGGCCTGGTGAGGCGGTGTCGGAAGGCAGCCCGAGCCGCGCGGAGAGCCCGCTGCGCAGCGCGAGAGCGGCTTTCGAGGCGCGCTACATCACCGAGGTCCTCCGCCAGCAAGGCGGAAACGTCTCGCGCGCGGCGCGGGCGCTCGGCCTCTCCCGCGTTATGCTCCAGAAGAAGATGAAGGATTTCGGCCTGCGCTGAGGGTCGAAGGACGTGCCCGGCACCGGCGAGCCCGAGCTGCTCGCAGCCCTGCGACGGCTGCCGCACTTCGCCGAGCTCACTCCCGAGCTGCTCTCGCTGGTCGCCGCCCGGGCCCGGCTGCGGACCGCCAGCCGAGGCGACGTCCTCTGTCGCGCCGGGGAGCCGGGCGAGGAATTCTTCCTGGTAATCGGCGGCGCGGTGTGCATCGCGGTGCCGAGCGCCCGCGGCGAGGAAGTGGTTGCCGAGCTCGGCGCGGGCGAGTGGTTCGGCGAGATGGCGCTCATCACCGGCGAGCCGCGATCCGCCAGCGCGATCGCCGGCACGGATGCGAAGCTCGCGGTGTTGGCGCGCACGGATTTCCTGGAACTAGTCGCCCAGGTGCCCGCGCTCGGCCTGGCGGTCAGCCACGTCCTCAGCCGCCGCCTCCGCGCCCGCTTGCAAGGCCGGCCGCCGCGGGCGGCACCGAGCGTCGTGCTCGCCGTCACGACGGCTCCGAACGCTCGCAACACGACGCTGGTGGCAAACCTCGCCGCGGCGCTGGCCGGCGAGAGCGATTGTCCGCTCGCCTTCCTCGACCACGCGGGCGGGTCGTCCATGGCGCCCGCTCCGGGCGTGAAGGTGCTTGGCAATCTGCCAACCGACCTGACGGCGCTCCGCGCGGCCCATCGCCTCGCGCTCGTGCGCGTGTCGATGACCGACGCGCGCGCTCCGCTGTTCGTGAAGGACGCCGATGCCGTGTGGGCGCTCGACGTCGACGACGCGTCAGGCGCGGTGTCAGCTTGGGTCCGATCCCTCGCGCCGGCGGCACCGGTCACCGGAATTTCGTGCGAGCCGCTGGCGTCGCCCGAGCAAGTGAACGTGACGCTGGACGCCAGCGTCCTCGAGGCCGCGCCGCTCGTCCAGTCCGCGCCACGCAGCTCGGCCGCCAGGGGCTTGCGCGGGCTGGCTCGTCGCCTGCTCGGGCGCCGAGCCGGCCTGGCTCTCAGCGCAGGCGGCGCGAAGGGGCTGGCGCACATCGGCGTGCTTCGCTGCTTCGAGCGTGCCGGCCTCGAGTTCGACCTGATCGCCGGCACGAGCATGGGCGGGATCATCGGGGCCTTCACAGCGATGGGGCGAGAGAGCCGCGCCCTCCTCCGCGCCTTCGGACCCTTCGTCGGCGACATCCGGCGGACGCTGCTCGACTTCGGACTTCCCGAGGTCTCCCTGCTGCGCGGCGAGAAGAAGCGTGCGGCGATCCGGGAGCAGGTCGGGGAGCGCGACATTCGCGACCTGGCGCTGCCGTTCTGGACCGTGGCCGCGGACCTCGTGTCGGGCCGTGAGGTGGTGCTGGGCAGCGGTCCGTTGTGGCAGGCGCTGGACGCGACCAGCGCCATCCCCGGCATTTTTCCGCCGGTCGCCGCCGGCGAGCGCCTGCTGATCGACGGCTGGGTGGTGAACCCGATCCCGGTGGACGTGCTCCGCCGCCAGGGCGCGGACGTGGTCGTCGCGGTCGACGTGGCCGCGGGGGTCGATCCGACACTGAAGGTGGACGTTGCGTCTCCGCCGGTCGCTGCCGCAGGAGGCTTCCAGCGCCTGCGCCAGCGCTTGGCGAACCCGGCGATCGTGCGACTCGTCATGCGGGCGATGGAGGTGGCGGCCCGTGAACGGACGCTGGCTAACCTCGCGCTCGCGGATGCCTGCGTGCAGCCCGACCTCGTCGCGTACTCCGTTGCGGACTTCTCGCGTCTGCCGGAGATCGTGGAGCGCGGAGAAGCCGCCGCCGAGCAGGCCCTGCCGGCCATCCGGAGGGCGCTGCGGAGGCCGGTGGAGACTTCGAGCTGACGAGTGCTCATCGGGCTTCGCCATGCGAGGCCTGGGGCGGTTGCAGCGGTGAGCATCGCGGGTTTATAGAGCGCGCTCCGGCGGAGGACACGGCCAGGCCTCGCCGCTCGTGGCTCGCATTCGAAAAAGTAAGCTCCGTGCGCAGCGCATCGAGCTCGACTACTTCGCACGCCGGCATCCGATGCGCACCTGGCGGCTCTGGCTCTCTCTTCTCGGCCTTGCTGTGACGGCAGGGTGGGTGGCGACCGTCCTCACCGGCGGTGACATGACACCGGCGTCGCCGGGACCGATGTCACCCGCCCACGCGATGCTCGAGGCGCGTTGCGAGGCGTGCCATGCCAGCGCTACGCGCCCGGAAGCGAAGGCCGCCGCGGCGCCGGCGGAAATGCCCGCCGCGCGGGTGGCCGGCCCGTGGCTCGGCGTGACGGACGTTGCCTGCCGCACCTGCCATGATGTGCCGGATCATGAGTCCAATCAGAGCGACACTCCCGCCTGCGCGAGCTGTCATGTCGAGCACCGCAGGAAGGCCGCTCTGGCCGCCGTCGCCACGGGGCATTGCACGCGGTGCCACGCGGGCCTCGACGCCCATACGCGCGGCGAGCCACGCCTGGTCGGCGTTGATGGCCGGCAAATTCGCAGCTTCGACGATGGGCATCCCGAGTTCGCCGTCTGGACCCGCCGCACGGAGAGCCCGCACCGCGAGCGTCTCGATCGGATCCCGCCTCCCCGCGATACGGCTCAGCTGAAGTTCACGCACGCGAAGCATCTGGAGCCCGACCTTCCGGGACCGGCCGGTATGGCTCGGGTCCAGCTCGTCTGTGCCGACTGCCACCAAGGGCCCATGGCGCTAGCCGCGTGGCGCTTCGGCAAGCAGCCCCCGGGGTGGTCGCCGGCCACCGCGCCCGACCTCGCCCCGGCCGAGGAGCCCGCCTACATGGCCCCGGTCCGCTATCAGCAGCACTGCGCGACCTGCCACCCCCATACCTTCGGCGACGATCGCTTCCCGGACCTGCCGGCTCCGCACGACACGCCGCCGGTCATCCGCGCCTTTCTCAACGGCCTGTACGCGAACTACGTCGTGAGCCATCCCGAGGAACTGAGCGGGCCACCGCGCACCCGTCCGATTGCCGAGGGGGCGACCACGCGCAGCGCCCCGTCGGCCGATGAGTGGGTGAGGGCGCAGGTCTTGGCGGCCGACGCGGTGCTCTTCCGTGAGTCGAAGCATTGCCAGCTTTGCCACGTACTCGAGGAGGCTCCTGCCTCCGACCTGCCCACGGTCACCCCGACACGGGTGCCCATCCGCTGGCTGCCACAGAGCCGATTTGACCACGGCGTTCATCGCCTGCTGCGCTGCACCGAGTGCCACGCTGCGCCGCAGAGCACAGAGACCGCGGACATCCTGCTTCCGCGGCGTGAGACCTGCCAGACTTGCCACCGACCTCGGGGTGCCCGGAACCACTGCGCGGAGTGCCATACGTACCACGCCGCGAACGCCCCGGTGGACATGAACGGGCCGCTCACGATCCGCGCGGTGGCGAGCGGCGCGCGCTGACACGACTGGGCCACGCGATCAGCGCGTGGTGCCGCGGCGCGGAAACTTCAGGAACGGGAGCCGCACATCGCGCACCATCACCCGGTCGGTGCGCAGCTCAGGCGGCGCCTCGAAGCCCACGCTGCCTGCCGCGGAGACGATGTCGTCCTGGTCCACGCCATCGCCGCTGATGCCTATGGCCCCGACCAGGCGTCTGCCCCGGAAGAGAGGAACGCCCCCGGGGAAAATCTGCAAGCCGTTGGCGAGACCGGGTACGCGCGTGCAACCGTCGTGCGGCACTCTCTGCTTGACGAAGGTCTCAAGGAGCACTTCCCTCACGAGCTCCAGCTGCAGCCCGTCGTTGAAGATGCTGAAGCCGGGGATCGACCGCGAGTACGGACCGTTCTGCGTTCCGTCTATGCCGTCGGGGAAGAAGGGACGGCTGAGGAAGCCGATTGCCCGGTCGCTGAAGGCGATCGCACCGTCCAGCCTGATGCCGTCGCGCGCTCCGGCCTCGACGAATGGCGTGAGCTTGTCGTCGACGAGGCCGCCCAGACCTATCGTGCGAAAACGCATCGCCCGCGCCTGCCCCTCGGCGAGGAGCTTCTCCCGGGCGGTTGGCGAGCTGAAGAGCGCGACGCTCCGGGCCTTCTGGACGGACACGTCGATACCAAAGATCGGTGCGTCCTCCGTACGGAAGAGCCCGAGGAC
The DNA window shown above is from Deltaproteobacteria bacterium and carries:
- a CDS encoding cyclic nucleotide-binding domain-containing protein, producing the protein MDAALHPEAKRFLLSIAVFGALPDRAADKLLELIEVRRHHPGEVVCTEGEPGRQMFIVRSGQVEVTKQGQREGAPTCLARLGGGDCFGEMSLIDIQRRSATVTASQDTELYVLSNKDFYTLYTYDPEAYTLVIMNICREISRRLRSANNVIAGLLVRVEEYLRSNRELA
- a CDS encoding GAF domain-containing protein; translated protein: MTVPGGEARLRLLYELGCAFAARLELDDLLPLVVAKCREALVAEGTAVLLLDPERNELYFPYVAEEDPEVAERLVALRFPADRGLAGAVAHSGQSVRVDDVAADPRFYGEIDRSSGLVTRSVIAAPLVAREGIIGVIEVVNPRSGAAFTDEDVQFLETLAASIAVAIENARLYARIKASEEKLRVQVGVLRRDLARRDRFTEMTGSGPGMADVFRLMESASASPITVLIEGETGTGKELVARGIHRAGARADGPFIALNCAALPETLLESELFGHRRGSFTGATQDRRGLFEAADAGTVFLDEVGDMPAPMQAKLLRVLQEGEVTPVGETRPRKVDVRVICATNRDLAAEVARRSFREDLYYRVGAFPILIPPLRERREDIPLLAHRFLAGAVERHRKQVPGIDPAALALLARFDWPGNIRELENEIERAVALAHDGEPIGPAHLSPKLGAAGTAPCASSQEATDTSARPGEAVSEGSPSRAESPLRSARAAFEARYITEVLRQQGGNVSRAARALGLSRVMLQKKMKDFGLR
- a CDS encoding cyclic nucleotide-binding domain-containing protein; translated protein: MPGTGEPELLAALRRLPHFAELTPELLSLVAARARLRTASRGDVLCRAGEPGEEFFLVIGGAVCIAVPSARGEEVVAELGAGEWFGEMALITGEPRSASAIAGTDAKLAVLARTDFLELVAQVPALGLAVSHVLSRRLRARLQGRPPRAAPSVVLAVTTAPNARNTTLVANLAAALAGESDCPLAFLDHAGGSSMAPAPGVKVLGNLPTDLTALRAAHRLALVRVSMTDARAPLFVKDADAVWALDVDDASGAVSAWVRSLAPAAPVTGISCEPLASPEQVNVTLDASVLEAAPLVQSAPRSSAARGLRGLARRLLGRRAGLALSAGGAKGLAHIGVLRCFERAGLEFDLIAGTSMGGIIGAFTAMGRESRALLRAFGPFVGDIRRTLLDFGLPEVSLLRGEKKRAAIREQVGERDIRDLALPFWTVAADLVSGREVVLGSGPLWQALDATSAIPGIFPPVAAGERLLIDGWVVNPIPVDVLRRQGADVVVAVDVAAGVDPTLKVDVASPPVAAAGGFQRLRQRLANPAIVRLVMRAMEVAARERTLANLALADACVQPDLVAYSVADFSRLPEIVERGEAAAEQALPAIRRALRRPVETSS